The window GCGCGCGCCTGAGTTCGGCACGTGGCAGAGTCAGTTGTGCGGGGGTGAGGTTCACGCCAAGCAACGTATCGATCGTGCGCAGTTGGCTGCGCTGGGCGGCTTCGTCGCCGGGTAAATGGTCGAGGGTTTGCGGCACGTAAAGCACCATGTAGTCGGCCACCAATTGCCGCCAGTTTTCTTTCTCCTGGCTCGCTTGCCAACCGAGGAACAGACGATCCGACAGCACACCGCCCATGACCAGTCCGGCAGCCGCAGCGAGAAACCAGCGACGACTGAGCGGCGGGCGGGCCGGCGAGGGCAGGGCGTCGAGCATGCCTTGCAGGCGATCCATCGGAGCTTGTCGACTCACTTCGTCGTAGGCGGCCTTGAACGGCAGGCTGCTGCGGTTCAGCCATTGCAGGCGCAGGCCGAGCATCGGGTCTTCGGCAATGGCGGCGTCGATGCGCTGGCGCTGTTCGGTGTCGAGCTGGTCATCGAGGTACGCCACCAGTTGCTCGTCCGAGAGTTTCGCGTTCATCGATGTTCTCCGCTGGAAGGGTTCGGCACGGACTGCAACGGCGGGTGCTCGGCCAGTTTGCTCCGGGCGGCGGCCAGGCGACTCATCACGGTGCCGATGGGCACCTGCAGCACTTCGGCGACTTCGCGATAACTCAAGCCTTCGACATAGGCCAGAAACACCGTTTCCCTCTGGGTTTCAGGCAGCGCATCGACGCGGCGGATGACTTGCGCCGCCATGACATGGGTTTGCGCTACGTACTCACCGTCGAACGACAACACGTCTTCACCCTCTATCGTGCCCTGCCCGTGACGCACCCGACGCGCTCGCACTTCGTTGAGCCAGATCGAATGCAGAATACTCATCAGCCAATGGTCCATTCGCGTACCGGGCGCAAATTGCGCGGCCCGTTCCAGCGCCCGCACGCAGGTGGCCTGCACGAGGTCTTCCGCGACATGCCGTTGCCGGGACAACAGCAGGCCGTAGCGCCACAAACGCGCCAAGTGCTGGCCCAGTTCTGTTCGTATTGCCTGATCGCTGGCGATAACGACCTCCGTCTGTTCGCGGTGTCAGGTTTTCGATGAATCGTTGATGGCTTCGGCCAGGTCCTGGTACTCCTCGCAGGTGGTGTTGCCGCAAATCGATTTGATCTTCTGCAACTGTTCCTGGGCGAGATCCAGCTGACCCTTTATCACATAAGCTTCGCCAAGATACTCGCGAACCTGCGCGTACTGCGGATCCAGTTTGACCGATTGCAGGTAAAAACCGATGCCTTCATCGGTGCGCCCCAGTTTACGCGTAGCGTAGCCGCGATAGTTCAAGGCTTTGGCGGTGTTGGGCTCGTTGAGCGTATCGAGCAGCGCCAGGGCTTCTTCGTAGCGACCGTCCTTGGCCAACTGATAGGCGTAATCGGTGCGATCGGCGTCCGATACGTGCTTGCTGGTCTGCTTGACGCATTTCTGCGCCTTGGTGTCGAACACCTGATCCCTGGGGCACTGCGGCTTGGCGGGCGTGTCTTCCTCACCGTTGGCCCATGCCTGCGAGCCGGACAGTACGACAGCAAGCATCAAGGGTGCCGTGAAAATCGAGAAGCGGTTGTTCATGGGTAAAGCTCCACGGATATCAGGGTTGGGACGTCAAACAGGTCGTAAAATTTGAGTGCTGGTGACTGTCGAAACATGAACACCACAGCGTGAACAATTATTCATTTTTTTGTGACGTTCTCTGCAAGGAAAGCTCAATTTGACGGGTTATGCTCGTTGATACCCTTCATCGACCTGGAGTTCTGCCATGAAAGATCAGGTTCACCATACGGCGGCCGCCGGTTACAAGGTTGGCGCTGATACTTATGTGCGCGGGCGCCCGGATTATCCGCCGCAAATAGCTGACTGGCTAACGGACACTCTCGGGCTGAACGCGGATAAAACGGTGATCGATCTTGGCGCCGGCACCGG of the Pseudomonas sp. MAG733B genome contains:
- a CDS encoding sigma-70 family RNA polymerase sigma factor, whose amino-acid sequence is MARLWRYGLLLSRQRHVAEDLVQATCVRALERAAQFAPGTRMDHWLMSILHSIWLNEVRARRVRHGQGTIEGEDVLSFDGEYVAQTHVMAAQVIRRVDALPETQRETVFLAYVEGLSYREVAEVLQVPIGTVMSRLAAARSKLAEHPPLQSVPNPSSGEHR
- a CDS encoding transcriptional regulator; amino-acid sequence: MNAKLSDEQLVAYLDDQLDTEQRQRIDAAIAEDPMLGLRLQWLNRSSLPFKAAYDEVSRQAPMDRLQGMLDALPSPARPPLSRRWFLAAAAGLVMGGVLSDRLFLGWQASQEKENWRQLVADYMVLYVPQTLDHLPGDEAAQRSQLRTIDTLLGVNLTPAQLTLPRAELRRAQILEYDGVPIAQISYLDPVHGPMALCITRSDSGTRHFAQERRRGMNIVYWADMEHAWMLIGHNSMPDLEGMAKVLRGRLNV
- a CDS encoding tetratricopeptide repeat protein, with translation MNNRFSIFTAPLMLAVVLSGSQAWANGEEDTPAKPQCPRDQVFDTKAQKCVKQTSKHVSDADRTDYAYQLAKDGRYEEALALLDTLNEPNTAKALNYRGYATRKLGRTDEGIGFYLQSVKLDPQYAQVREYLGEAYVIKGQLDLAQEQLQKIKSICGNTTCEEYQDLAEAINDSSKT